The proteins below are encoded in one region of Streptomyces ficellus:
- the katG gene encoding catalase/peroxidase HPI: MSENHDAIVVDAKAEGTGGCPVPHGRALHPTQGGGNRQWWPERLNLKILAKNPAVANPLGDGFDYAEAFTSLDLPAVKQDIAEVLTTSQDWWPADFGHYGPFIVRMAWHSAGTYRISDGRGGAGAGQQRFAPLNSWPDNANLDKARRLLWPVKKKYGQNLSWADLMILAGNVALESMGFETFGFAGGREDVWEPEEDVYWGPETTWLADERYTGDRELEGPLGAVQMGLIYVNPEGPNGNPDPIAAARDIRETFRRMAMNDEETVALIAGGHTFGKTHGAGPADHVGPDPEAAAFAEQGLGWRNTFGTGKGGDTITSGLEGTWTTTPTAWDNSFFEILFGHEWELFKSPAGAHQWRPKDGAGAGTVPDAHDPAKSHAPTMLTTDLSLRFDPVYEQISRRFLENPGEFADAFARAWFKLTHRDMGPVVRYLGPEVPSETLLWQDPLPEVAHEPVDGEDVAALKAQVLASGLSVSQLVSTAWASASTFRGSDKRGGANGARIRLEPQRGWEANDPDQLATVLRALEGIQRSFNASRTDGKQVSLADLIVLAGAAAVERAARDAGFEVEVPFTPGRVDAAQEQTDVESFAALEPAADGFRNHQGKGNRLPAEFLLIDRANLLTLSAPEMTVLVGGLRVLGATHQQSQLGVFTTTPGTLTNDFFVNLLDLGTTWRATSEDQTTFEGLDAATGEVKWTGTRADLVFGSNSELRALAEVYASDDAREKFVTDFVAAWDKVMNLDRFDLVR; encoded by the coding sequence ATGTCCGAGAACCATGATGCAATCGTCGTCGACGCGAAGGCGGAGGGCACGGGCGGCTGTCCCGTCCCGCACGGACGGGCTCTGCACCCGACCCAGGGCGGTGGAAACCGCCAGTGGTGGCCGGAACGGCTGAACCTCAAGATCCTCGCCAAGAACCCGGCCGTGGCCAACCCGCTCGGTGACGGGTTCGACTACGCGGAGGCCTTCACGAGCCTCGATCTGCCGGCCGTGAAGCAGGACATAGCCGAGGTGCTGACCACCTCGCAGGACTGGTGGCCGGCCGACTTCGGCCACTACGGCCCGTTCATCGTCCGGATGGCGTGGCACAGCGCCGGTACGTACCGCATCAGTGACGGCCGCGGTGGTGCCGGGGCCGGTCAGCAGCGCTTCGCCCCGCTGAACAGCTGGCCGGACAACGCCAACCTGGACAAGGCGCGCCGCCTGCTGTGGCCGGTCAAGAAGAAGTACGGCCAGAACCTGTCGTGGGCCGACCTCATGATCCTGGCGGGCAACGTCGCGCTGGAGTCGATGGGCTTCGAGACCTTCGGCTTCGCCGGCGGCCGTGAGGACGTGTGGGAGCCCGAGGAGGACGTGTACTGGGGTCCCGAGACGACCTGGCTCGCCGACGAGCGCTACACCGGCGACCGTGAGCTGGAGGGCCCGCTCGGCGCGGTCCAGATGGGCCTCATCTACGTCAACCCGGAGGGCCCGAACGGCAACCCGGACCCGATCGCCGCGGCCCGCGACATCCGCGAGACGTTCCGCCGGATGGCGATGAACGACGAGGAGACGGTCGCGCTGATCGCGGGCGGCCACACCTTCGGCAAGACGCACGGCGCGGGCCCGGCGGACCACGTCGGTCCCGACCCCGAGGCCGCGGCCTTCGCGGAGCAGGGCCTCGGCTGGAGGAACACCTTCGGCACGGGCAAGGGCGGCGACACGATCACCAGCGGCCTCGAGGGCACCTGGACCACCACCCCGACGGCGTGGGACAACAGCTTCTTCGAGATCCTCTTCGGTCACGAGTGGGAGCTGTTCAAGAGCCCGGCCGGCGCGCACCAGTGGCGCCCGAAGGACGGGGCCGGGGCCGGCACCGTCCCCGATGCCCACGACCCGGCGAAGAGCCACGCTCCGACGATGCTGACGACCGACCTCTCGCTCCGGTTCGACCCGGTCTACGAGCAGATCTCGCGGCGCTTCCTGGAGAACCCGGGCGAGTTCGCGGACGCCTTCGCGCGGGCGTGGTTCAAGCTGACCCACCGCGACATGGGTCCGGTCGTGCGGTACCTCGGCCCGGAGGTCCCGTCGGAGACGCTGCTGTGGCAGGACCCGCTGCCCGAGGTGGCGCACGAGCCGGTCGACGGCGAGGACGTCGCCGCCCTGAAGGCCCAGGTCCTCGCATCGGGGCTGTCGGTGTCCCAGCTCGTGTCCACCGCGTGGGCGTCGGCCTCCACCTTCCGCGGCAGCGACAAGCGCGGTGGCGCCAACGGCGCGCGGATCCGCCTCGAACCGCAGCGCGGGTGGGAGGCCAACGACCCGGACCAGCTGGCGACGGTGCTGCGCGCCCTGGAGGGCATCCAGCGCTCCTTCAACGCCTCGCGGACCGACGGCAAGCAGGTCTCGCTCGCCGACCTGATCGTGCTCGCGGGTGCCGCCGCGGTCGAGCGGGCCGCCCGGGACGCGGGCTTCGAGGTCGAGGTGCCCTTCACGCCGGGCCGGGTGGACGCCGCGCAGGAGCAGACGGACGTGGAGTCGTTCGCCGCGCTGGAGCCGGCCGCGGACGGGTTCCGCAACCACCAGGGCAAGGGCAACCGTCTGCCGGCCGAGTTCCTGCTGATCGACCGGGCGAACCTGCTGACGCTGAGCGCCCCCGAGATGACGGTCCTCGTCGGCGGCCTGCGCGTCCTGGGCGCGACCCACCAGCAGTCGCAGCTGGGCGTCTTCACCACCACCCCCGGGACACTGACCAACGACTTCTTCGTCAACCTGCTCGACCTGGGCACGACGTGGCGGGCGACGTCGGAGGACCAGACCACCTTCGAGGGGCTGGACGCGGCCACGGGCGAGGTGAAGTGGACCGGCACCCGCGCCGACCTGGTCTTCGGCTCGAACTCGGAGCTGCGGGCGCTGGCGGAGGTCTACGCGAGCGACGACGCGAGGGAGAAGTTCGTGACGGACTTCGTCGCGGCGTGGGACAAGGTCATGAACCTCGACCGGTTCGACCTCGTCCGATGA
- a CDS encoding hydrogenase expression protein HypE, which produces MNTASPTTDQQPEASGSPGTEEKPIHILWINAGLSCDGDSVALTAAMQPSIEEIALGALPGLPKIAVHWPLIDFECGPVDGADTFIEWFFKGERGEIDPFVLVIEGSIPNESIKQEGYWCGFGDNPDTGQPITTSEWIDRLAPKALAVVAIGTCATYGGIHAMAGNPTGAMGLPDYLGWDWKSKAGIPIVCVPGCPIQPDNFAETLTYLLYQAAGSAPMIPLDDKLRPTWLFGATVHEGCDRAGYYEQGQFATEYDSPKCLVKLGCWGPVVKCNVPKRGWMAGIGGCPNVGGICIACTMPGFPDKFMPFMDEPPGGKLSSTASGAYGAVIRRLRTITARTVDREPKWRHTGREITTGYRPPW; this is translated from the coding sequence ATGAACACAGCGTCGCCGACGACGGACCAGCAGCCCGAAGCCTCCGGTTCGCCCGGCACGGAGGAGAAGCCGATCCACATCCTCTGGATCAACGCCGGGCTGAGCTGCGACGGCGACTCGGTCGCCCTGACGGCCGCCATGCAGCCGAGTATCGAGGAGATCGCCCTCGGGGCGCTCCCCGGGCTGCCGAAGATCGCGGTCCACTGGCCGCTGATCGACTTCGAGTGCGGTCCGGTGGACGGAGCGGACACGTTCATCGAGTGGTTCTTCAAGGGTGAGCGGGGCGAGATCGACCCGTTCGTCCTGGTGATCGAGGGGTCCATCCCCAACGAGTCGATCAAGCAGGAGGGCTACTGGTGCGGTTTCGGGGACAACCCGGACACCGGTCAGCCCATCACCACCAGTGAGTGGATCGACCGCCTGGCGCCCAAGGCGCTCGCGGTGGTCGCCATCGGCACCTGCGCCACGTACGGCGGCATCCACGCCATGGCCGGGAACCCGACCGGCGCGATGGGTCTGCCCGACTACCTGGGCTGGGACTGGAAGTCCAAGGCGGGCATCCCCATCGTGTGCGTGCCGGGCTGCCCCATCCAGCCGGACAACTTCGCCGAGACGCTGACCTACCTGCTCTACCAGGCGGCGGGTTCGGCGCCGATGATCCCGCTGGACGACAAGCTGCGCCCGACCTGGCTGTTCGGGGCCACCGTCCACGAGGGCTGCGACCGGGCCGGCTACTACGAGCAGGGCCAGTTCGCGACGGAGTACGACTCGCCGAAGTGTTTGGTGAAGCTGGGCTGCTGGGGCCCGGTCGTCAAGTGCAACGTACCGAAGCGCGGCTGGATGGCCGGCATCGGCGGCTGCCCCAACGTGGGCGGCATCTGCATCGCCTGCACCATGCCCGGCTTCCCCGACAAGTTCATGCCGTTCATGGACGAACCTCCCGGCGGCAAGCTCTCCAGCACCGCCAGCGGGGCGTACGGCGCGGTCATCCGCCGGCTGCGCACGATCACGGCCCGCACCGTGGACAGGGAACCCAAGTGGCGGCACACCGGCCGGGAGATCACCACCGGCTACCGCCCGCCGTGGTGA
- a CDS encoding Fur family transcriptional regulator has translation MSGLLERLRARGWRMTSQRRVVAEVLDGDHVHLTADEVHARAARKLPEISRATVYNALSELVSLGEVAEVSTGGRAKLYDPNTHHPHQHLICSGCGLIRDVHPAGNPLAGLPADERFGFTVSGVEVTYRGLCPDCARAVAGGA, from the coding sequence ATGAGCGGCCTGCTGGAGCGACTGCGCGCCCGTGGCTGGCGGATGACCTCCCAACGGCGCGTCGTCGCCGAGGTCCTCGACGGCGACCATGTGCACCTCACCGCCGACGAGGTGCACGCCCGCGCCGCCCGGAAACTGCCCGAGATCTCCCGGGCGACGGTCTACAACGCCCTGAGCGAACTGGTCTCCCTCGGGGAGGTCGCCGAGGTCTCGACCGGCGGCCGCGCCAAGCTCTACGACCCCAACACGCACCACCCGCACCAGCACCTGATCTGCTCCGGCTGCGGCCTCATCCGCGACGTCCACCCGGCCGGCAACCCCCTCGCCGGCCTCCCGGCGGACGAGCGGTTCGGCTTCACCGTGTCCGGCGTCGAGGTCACCTACCGGGGGCTGTGTCCCGACTGCGCCCGGGCCGTCGCCGGGGGAGCGTGA
- a CDS encoding NAD(P)/FAD-dependent oxidoreductase — protein sequence MSASPAPTDVLVVGAGAAGLACARDLLAQGVGVRLLEASDEVGGRMRTDRVEGFVVDRGFQVFNTSYPQVRHRLALRDLRLRPFTPGVLIHTDSQAGTDSHCGTGSHTGSGRLRFTDPTRRPRTLPDLLPGRLAGPRDLMALGLLSARDMLAPPRLLKRTADLTTRTALADAGISDALVERFFRPFLSGVFLEDELETSARVFHLVWRSMLRGTLCLPAEGIGAVPRALAAALPAGTVRLDTPVDRLTDDGVLTADGQEVPARAVVVATGPRQTATLLPGVSLPAYRVVTTYYHVTERSPIGEPTLLVDTRRRFLNTCALSDVTPTVAPPGHALVATSVLGHDTEGRESEVRAALSDAYGTDTGPWDLLTTRTVEDALPAMRPPQQLSRTTRVTPGRYVCGDHRATGSVQGALASGARAAREVLRDLGR from the coding sequence GTGTCCGCATCCCCGGCACCCACGGACGTGCTCGTCGTAGGAGCCGGCGCCGCCGGGCTCGCCTGCGCCCGCGACCTGCTCGCGCAGGGCGTCGGCGTGCGGCTCCTGGAGGCGTCCGACGAGGTCGGCGGCCGTATGCGTACCGACCGGGTCGAGGGGTTCGTCGTCGACCGGGGCTTCCAGGTCTTCAACACCTCCTACCCCCAGGTCCGCCACCGCCTCGCACTGCGCGACCTGAGACTGCGCCCCTTCACCCCCGGCGTCCTCATCCACACGGACAGCCAAGCCGGGACGGACAGCCACTGTGGTACGGGCAGCCACACCGGCTCGGGCAGGCTCCGCTTCACCGACCCCACCCGGCGGCCCCGCACGCTGCCCGACCTGCTGCCCGGACGGCTCGCCGGCCCCCGCGACCTCATGGCCCTCGGGCTCCTCTCCGCCCGCGACATGCTCGCCCCACCACGGCTGCTCAAGAGGACCGCGGACCTCACCACCCGCACCGCGCTGGCGGACGCCGGGATCTCGGACGCGCTGGTCGAGCGGTTCTTCCGCCCGTTCCTGTCCGGCGTCTTCCTGGAGGACGAACTGGAGACCTCCGCACGGGTCTTCCACCTGGTGTGGCGCAGCATGCTGCGCGGCACCCTCTGCCTGCCCGCGGAAGGCATCGGAGCGGTCCCGCGCGCCCTCGCGGCCGCCCTGCCGGCCGGGACCGTGCGCCTGGACACCCCCGTGGACCGGCTCACGGACGACGGCGTGCTCACGGCGGACGGTCAGGAGGTCCCCGCTCGCGCCGTGGTCGTGGCGACCGGGCCCCGGCAGACCGCCACCCTGCTCCCCGGGGTGAGCCTCCCCGCCTACCGGGTGGTGACCACCTACTACCACGTGACCGAACGGTCCCCGATCGGCGAGCCGACGCTGCTGGTGGACACCCGCCGCCGCTTCCTCAACACCTGCGCGCTCAGTGACGTCACGCCCACCGTCGCGCCGCCCGGCCACGCGCTGGTCGCCACCTCCGTCCTGGGCCACGACACCGAGGGCCGCGAGAGCGAGGTGCGCGCCGCGCTGAGCGACGCGTATGGCACGGACACCGGCCCCTGGGACCTCCTGACGACCCGTACGGTCGAGGACGCGCTGCCCGCCATGAGGCCGCCGCAGCAGCTCAGCCGCACCACCCGGGTCACGCCGGGCAGGTACGTGTGCGGAGACCACCGGGCCACCGGCTCGGTCCAGGGCGCCCTGGCCTCGGGAGCCCGCGCCGCCCGCGAAGTGCTGCGCGATCTCGGACGGTGA
- a CDS encoding hydrogenase maturation protein, which produces MRILLVASAYNSLTQRVHAELRERGHTVAVEVTPHGRDVRAAVGLHTPQLVVAPMLKAVVPRDVWTSVTCLIVHPGPVGDRGPSSLDWAVREGAGEWGVTVLQAEEEMDAGPVWATAICTVPPVAKSDLYRNELGDAAVEAVLLAVERFASGRYVPAAQDTLPTAAGARPRPPMRQVARRISWDEDTTDTVLRTLRAADSQPGVLDDLLGGEWFLHGGHPERGLRGRPGELLATRAGAICRATTDGAVWIPELRARTGHGEPRACKLPATVALGDRLAALPDLPELPLPALPPADDTTWSDVRYREEGAVGVLSFAFPGGAMSTAHCRRLLEAYRAACARPTSVLVLGGGRDFFSNGIHLGVIEAAADPAAESWANINAMDDLVEAVLTTTDRVVVSAIGGNAAAGGCMLALAADEVWCRSGSVLNPHYRRMGLYGSEYWTYTLPGRVGAAMAGRLTEDALPVTAARARDLGLVDRVVRCSPSSFTAEVTRLAAHLAVSSGTQTRLAAKKAEHERREAETPLAGFRERELARMRGVFDDPAAPYHALRRAFVRKETAAPDRVPAGAGGAGLSDS; this is translated from the coding sequence ATGCGCATCCTGCTCGTCGCCAGCGCCTACAACAGCCTCACCCAGCGCGTGCACGCCGAGCTGCGGGAGCGCGGGCACACCGTCGCCGTCGAGGTCACCCCCCACGGCCGAGACGTCCGCGCGGCCGTCGGCCTGCACACGCCCCAGCTGGTGGTGGCGCCCATGCTGAAGGCCGTCGTCCCGCGTGACGTGTGGACGTCCGTGACGTGTCTGATCGTGCACCCGGGCCCGGTGGGCGACCGGGGGCCCTCCTCCCTGGACTGGGCCGTCCGCGAGGGTGCCGGGGAGTGGGGCGTCACCGTGCTCCAGGCCGAGGAGGAGATGGACGCCGGGCCCGTGTGGGCGACGGCGATCTGCACCGTACCGCCGGTGGCGAAGAGCGATCTGTACCGCAACGAGCTGGGCGACGCCGCCGTGGAGGCGGTGCTGCTGGCCGTCGAGCGCTTCGCGTCCGGCCGGTACGTCCCGGCCGCCCAGGACACCCTGCCCACGGCGGCGGGCGCGCGCCCGAGGCCGCCGATGCGCCAGGTGGCGCGCCGTATCTCGTGGGACGAGGACACCACCGACACGGTGCTGCGCACCCTGCGGGCCGCCGACTCCCAGCCCGGAGTCCTGGACGACCTGCTGGGCGGGGAGTGGTTCCTGCACGGCGGGCACCCCGAGCGCGGCCTGCGCGGGCGCCCCGGCGAGCTGCTGGCCACGCGCGCCGGGGCGATCTGCCGCGCCACGACGGACGGGGCGGTGTGGATCCCCGAGCTGCGGGCCCGCACCGGGCACGGGGAGCCGCGGGCGTGCAAGCTGCCCGCCACCGTGGCGCTCGGCGACCGCCTGGCCGCCCTGCCGGACCTGCCCGAGCTGCCCCTGCCGGCGCTCCCGCCCGCCGACGACACCACCTGGTCGGACGTCCGGTACCGGGAGGAGGGCGCGGTGGGCGTGCTGTCCTTCGCGTTCCCGGGCGGTGCGATGTCCACCGCCCACTGCCGGCGGCTGCTGGAGGCGTACCGGGCCGCGTGCGCCCGGCCCACCTCCGTGCTGGTCCTGGGCGGCGGCCGGGACTTCTTCTCCAACGGCATCCACCTGGGGGTGATCGAGGCGGCGGCCGACCCGGCGGCGGAGTCGTGGGCCAACATCAACGCCATGGACGACCTGGTCGAGGCGGTGCTCACCACCACCGACCGCGTCGTCGTCAGCGCGATCGGCGGCAACGCCGCCGCCGGGGGCTGCATGCTGGCGCTGGCCGCCGACGAGGTGTGGTGCCGCTCCGGGTCGGTGCTCAATCCGCACTACCGGCGCATGGGCCTGTACGGGTCGGAGTACTGGACCTACACGCTGCCCGGGCGGGTGGGCGCCGCCATGGCCGGGCGGCTCACCGAGGACGCCCTTCCGGTCACCGCCGCCCGGGCGCGTGACCTCGGCCTGGTCGACCGGGTGGTGCGGTGCTCGCCCTCGTCATTCACTGCCGAGGTCACCCGGTTGGCCGCACATCTCGCGGTTTCGTCCGGGACGCAGACACGGCTGGCCGCGAAGAAGGCGGAGCACGAGCGGCGGGAGGCCGAGACCCCGCTGGCGGGCTTCAGGGAGCGGGAACTGGCCCGGATGCGGGGCGTCTTCGACGACCCGGCCGCCCCCTACCACGCGTTGCGCAGGGCGTTCGTACGCAAGGAGACGGCCGCCCCCGACCGGGTCCCCGCAGGTGCGGGCGGCGCCGGGCTGTCGGACTCTTAG
- a CDS encoding cupin domain-containing protein translates to MSNEPVHLSQALATFDALWSPRIVTRVNDYDVRIAKVEGEHVWHAHDDTDEFFLVLEGELHISLREPEGERTVRLPRGTAYTVPRGTQHRPYAPCGAAILMFEPTGTLTVGDRHDDVPAHVDATTGHTLVTSSHAVEERRSPS, encoded by the coding sequence ATGAGCAACGAACCCGTCCACCTGAGCCAGGCCCTCGCCACCTTCGACGCACTGTGGAGCCCCCGCATCGTCACGCGCGTCAACGACTACGACGTCCGCATCGCCAAGGTCGAGGGCGAGCACGTCTGGCACGCCCACGACGACACCGACGAGTTCTTCCTGGTCCTGGAGGGGGAGCTGCACATCTCGTTGCGCGAGCCCGAGGGGGAGCGCACGGTCAGGCTTCCGCGAGGGACGGCCTACACCGTGCCCCGAGGCACGCAGCACCGGCCGTACGCCCCGTGCGGTGCGGCGATCCTCATGTTCGAACCCACCGGGACGCTGACCGTGGGCGACCGCCACGACGATGTCCCGGCCCACGTGGACGCCACCACCGGGCATACGCTCGTCACCTCGTCCCACGCGGTTGAGGAACGCCGGTCGCCGTCATAG
- a CDS encoding serine/threonine-protein kinase, with protein sequence MSTSTGEGGRPLVDGRFELVSRLGSGGMGTVWRARDVTLDREVALKEVRPPDRAAEEADPGLTAQLRRRAVQEAKALARLSTPHVVTIHQIVEPPDGSHPWIVMELVEGRSVYDRLADGPMPVPEVITLGLEVLSALRAAHSAGVHHRDVKPANVLLRPDGSAVLTDFGIAVLSGATSRLTSTGDLIGSPEYIAPERVRGEEGNPASDLWSLGMLLYVAAEGHHPFRRATGLATVVAVLDDPVPPPVRSGALGPVLDQLLVRDPARRPDGARLERLLRQAQYAASPQGPHATAWTPQDAVPGGTSVPGGASVPGGRSVPGGASVPGGVFGPPVPPLPAAPPARRPARRRAVAVSAALAVTVALAAVAALNWPPGGGSADRGKNGTGTSPSTSGPRTPGPATPGTGTPATDTPGTGSSGSNGGGTAPRGSLLTEANVRAVLASFREASGNPQVKEVTFYEDYALAAIPTKPGAKTYDAYQYRDGVARRTGPGGTIASGSADDQPFDATTLAWSGLPALMKRAERELKVDDPNLRYVIVDRWTFNDDRPTLRVYLSNEYLASGYLAADTRGQVVASHPAS encoded by the coding sequence ATGAGCACGAGTACGGGTGAGGGCGGCAGACCCCTGGTCGACGGACGGTTCGAACTGGTCTCCCGCCTGGGCAGCGGCGGTATGGGCACGGTCTGGCGGGCGCGGGACGTCACCCTGGACCGCGAGGTGGCGCTCAAGGAGGTACGCCCGCCCGATCGGGCCGCCGAGGAGGCCGACCCCGGCCTCACCGCGCAACTGCGCCGCAGGGCGGTGCAGGAGGCCAAGGCGCTGGCCCGGCTGTCGACCCCGCACGTCGTGACGATCCACCAGATCGTCGAGCCCCCCGACGGCTCGCACCCCTGGATCGTCATGGAACTCGTCGAGGGACGCTCGGTGTACGACCGCCTCGCCGACGGCCCCATGCCCGTGCCCGAGGTGATCACACTCGGCCTGGAGGTCCTGTCCGCGCTCCGCGCCGCCCACAGCGCCGGCGTCCACCACCGCGACGTCAAGCCCGCCAACGTCCTGCTGCGCCCGGACGGCAGCGCCGTCCTCACCGACTTCGGCATCGCCGTCCTGTCCGGAGCGACGTCCCGGCTCACCTCGACCGGCGACCTCATCGGCTCGCCCGAGTACATCGCCCCCGAGCGGGTGCGGGGCGAGGAGGGCAACCCGGCCTCCGACCTGTGGTCGCTCGGGATGCTGCTGTACGTGGCCGCCGAGGGCCACCACCCCTTCCGCCGGGCGACCGGTCTCGCGACCGTGGTCGCCGTCCTGGACGACCCGGTCCCGCCGCCGGTCAGGTCCGGAGCGCTCGGGCCCGTCCTGGACCAACTGCTGGTCCGCGACCCCGCGCGGCGCCCCGACGGCGCGCGGCTGGAGCGGCTGCTGCGCCAAGCGCAGTACGCGGCCTCCCCCCAGGGCCCGCACGCGACGGCTTGGACCCCGCAGGACGCCGTCCCGGGCGGTACGTCCGTTCCGGGCGGTGCGTCCGTTCCGGGGGGTAGGTCCGTTCCGGGTGGTGCGTCCGTGCCGGGTGGGGTCTTCGGGCCGCCCGTACCGCCCCTGCCGGCCGCGCCGCCCGCGCGCCGGCCGGCCCGCCGTCGTGCCGTGGCCGTCTCCGCCGCCCTCGCGGTGACGGTCGCCCTCGCGGCCGTGGCCGCCCTGAACTGGCCGCCCGGGGGTGGTTCGGCGGACAGGGGCAAGAACGGCACCGGCACCTCGCCCTCCACCTCCGGCCCTCGCACCCCGGGACCCGCCACGCCCGGCACCGGAACGCCCGCCACCGACACGCCCGGCACCGGATCATCCGGGTCCAACGGCGGCGGCACCGCGCCCAGGGGCTCGCTGCTCACCGAGGCGAACGTACGCGCCGTCCTCGCGTCGTTCCGCGAGGCGAGCGGCAACCCGCAGGTCAAGGAGGTGACGTTCTACGAGGACTACGCGCTGGCCGCCATCCCCACGAAGCCGGGGGCCAAGACGTACGACGCGTACCAGTACCGCGACGGTGTGGCGAGGAGGACCGGCCCGGGCGGCACCATCGCGTCCGGCAGCGCCGACGACCAGCCGTTCGACGCCACCACCCTCGCCTGGAGCGGCCTGCCCGCACTCATGAAGCGCGCGGAGCGGGAGCTGAAGGTGGACGACCCGAACCTGCGGTACGTCATCGTCGACCGGTGGACGTTCAACGACGACCGCCCGACCCTGCGCGTCTACCTCTCCAACGAGTACCTGGCATCCGGCTACCTCGCCGCCGACACCCGCGGCCAGGTCGTGGCCTCCCACCCGGCGTCCTGA
- a CDS encoding class I SAM-dependent methyltransferase produces the protein MTLLRDEDLAAAFDHAARGYDALVAVNPGYHAHLRRSVRRLGLPGYGEGLRLLDLGCGTGASTAALRSALPGAHITAVDASAGMLERAAAKPWAQGVSFVHAPAERLAEAGVTGPFDAVFAAYLFRNVADPDAVLTSVRDLLAPGGRLGVHEYTLSGRRADRAVWTLVCRGIVQPAATVLGDGELYRHLWRSVVRFDSADRFADRVGSAGFDRVRTLPLPGWQTGITHTFVARRPGTTA, from the coding sequence ATGACCCTGTTGCGTGACGAGGACCTCGCCGCCGCGTTCGACCACGCCGCCCGCGGCTACGACGCCCTGGTGGCCGTCAACCCCGGATACCACGCGCACCTGCGACGCTCGGTGCGCCGTCTCGGGCTGCCCGGCTACGGGGAGGGGCTGCGGCTGCTGGACCTCGGCTGTGGCACCGGCGCGTCCACCGCCGCGCTCCGCTCCGCCCTGCCCGGGGCGCACATCACCGCGGTGGACGCCTCCGCCGGGATGCTGGAACGGGCGGCCGCCAAGCCGTGGGCACAGGGCGTGTCGTTCGTGCACGCACCGGCGGAGCGCCTGGCGGAGGCCGGTGTGACGGGGCCGTTCGACGCGGTGTTCGCCGCCTACCTCTTCCGCAACGTGGCCGACCCCGACGCCGTACTCACCTCCGTACGCGACCTGCTGGCACCCGGCGGACGGCTCGGAGTGCACGAGTACACCCTGAGCGGCCGCCGCGCCGACCGGGCGGTGTGGACCCTGGTGTGCCGGGGCATCGTCCAGCCCGCGGCCACCGTGCTCGGGGACGGCGAGCTGTACCGGCACCTGTGGCGCAGCGTCGTGCGCTTCGACTCCGCGGACCGCTTCGCGGACCGGGTGGGGTCGGCCGGCTTCGACCGCGTACGGACCCTCCCGCTGCCGGGCTGGCAGACGGGCATCACCCACACCTTCGTCGCGCGCCGCCCCGGCACCACGGCGTAG
- a CDS encoding GlxA family transcriptional regulator, whose amino-acid sequence MAQESSHARRRPAKTPDAPGGSDTPHVPRVVVIVDENSNPFELGCATEVFGLRRPEIGRDLYDFTLCSPEPRTLMRDGFFTLTGVAGLEAAEVADTLIVPNRPDVEVPRRPAVLDAVRRAHARGARLVGFCSGAFTLAEAGVLEGRRATAHWQWADSFRARFPSVHLEEDVLFVDDGDILTAAGSAAALDLGLHLVRRDHGAEVANCVSRRLVFAAHRDGGQRQFVERPVPVLPDESLAPVLAWAQERLDSPLTVSDLAARAAVSPATLHRRFRAQLGTTPLAWLTGERLTLACRLIERGESRVEMVARRSGLGTAANLRTLMRRETGITPSAYRRRFGPTVN is encoded by the coding sequence ATGGCGCAAGAATCCTCGCACGCGCGACGCCGCCCGGCTAAGACACCGGACGCACCCGGTGGATCGGACACACCGCACGTGCCGCGGGTCGTCGTGATCGTCGACGAGAACTCGAACCCCTTCGAACTCGGCTGCGCGACCGAGGTCTTCGGGCTGCGCCGACCGGAGATCGGCCGTGACCTCTACGACTTCACCCTCTGCTCACCCGAGCCCCGCACCCTGATGCGGGACGGATTCTTCACGCTCACCGGGGTCGCCGGGCTCGAAGCGGCCGAGGTCGCCGACACGTTGATCGTCCCCAACCGTCCTGACGTCGAGGTGCCCCGCCGCCCCGCGGTGCTGGACGCCGTCCGGCGGGCGCACGCGCGCGGGGCGCGGCTGGTCGGGTTCTGCAGCGGCGCTTTCACGCTGGCCGAGGCCGGAGTTCTCGAGGGGCGCCGGGCCACCGCGCACTGGCAGTGGGCGGATTCCTTCCGGGCCCGCTTCCCCTCCGTCCACCTCGAGGAGGACGTACTGTTCGTGGACGACGGCGACATCCTCACCGCCGCGGGGAGCGCGGCAGCGCTCGACCTGGGGCTGCACCTGGTCCGGCGCGACCACGGCGCGGAGGTGGCCAACTGTGTGAGCCGGCGCCTGGTGTTCGCGGCGCACCGGGACGGCGGTCAGCGGCAGTTCGTGGAGCGTCCGGTGCCCGTCCTGCCCGACGAGTCCCTGGCACCCGTGCTGGCCTGGGCCCAGGAGCGGCTGGACTCACCGCTCACGGTCTCCGACCTGGCGGCACGCGCGGCGGTGAGCCCGGCGACGCTGCACCGCCGTTTCCGGGCGCAGTTGGGGACGACACCGCTGGCCTGGCTGACAGGCGAACGACTCACCCTGGCATGCCGGTTGATCGAGCGGGGCGAGTCGCGTGTGGAGATGGTCGCGCGGCGCAGCGGGCTCGGCACCGCCGCCAACCTGCGTACGCTGATGCGCCGCGAGACGGGCATCACCCCGTCGGCGTACCGGCGTCGGTTCGGGCCCACGGTGAACTGA